A single region of the Ctenopharyngodon idella isolate HZGC_01 chromosome 21, HZGC01, whole genome shotgun sequence genome encodes:
- the cul5b gene encoding cullin-5 isoform X3 — protein MASHLLKNKGSLQFEDKWDLMRPIVLKLLRQESVTKQQWFDLFSDVHAVCLWDDKGPAKIHQALKEDILDFIKQAQARVLSHQDDTALLKAYIVEWRKFFTQCDILPKPFCKLEITLLGNQGSNKKSSVEDSIVRKLMLDTWNESIFCNIKNRLQDSAMKLVHAERLGEAFDSQLVIGVRESYVNLCSNTDDKLQIYRENFEKAYLDSTERFYKTQAPSYLQQNGVQNYMKYADGKLREEEKRALRYLETRRECNSVQALMECCVNALVTSFKETILAECPGMIKRNETESEYGRSSGTKGSASSELHLMFSLMDKVPSGIEPMLKDLEDHIMNAGLADMVASAETITSDSEKYVEQLLTLFNRFSKLVKEAFQDDPRFLTSRDKAYKAVVNDATIFKLELPLKQKGVGLKTQPESKCPELLANYCDMLLRKTPLSKKLTSEEIEAKLKEVLLVLKYVQNKDVFMRYHKAHLTRRLILDISADSEIEENMVEWLREVGMPADYVNKLARMFQDIKVSEDLNQSFKEMHKHNKLALPADSVNIKILNAGAWSRSSEKVFVSLPTELEDLIPEVEEFYKKNHSGRKLHWHHLMSNGIITFKNEVGQYDLEVTTFQLAVLFAWNQRPRERISFENLKLATELPDAELRRTLWSLVAFPKLKRQVLSYEPVVGSPKDFAEGTVFYINQEFSLIKNSKVQKRGKINLIGRLQLTTERMREEENEGIVQLRILRTQEAIIQIMKMRKRISNAQLQTELVEILKNMFLPQKKMIKEQIEWLIEQKYIKRDETDINTFIYMA, from the exons AGACGTCCATGCAGTGTGTTTATGGGACGACAAAGGCCCAGCAAAGATTCACCAGGCACTAAAAGAAGATATCCTAGATTTCATCAAGCAAGCACAGGCA CGAGTACTCAGTCACCAGGACGACACGGCTTTGCTTAAAGCCTACATTGTGGAGTGGAGGAAGTTCTTCACACAGTGTGATATTCTACCTAAGCCTTTCTGCAAGTTAGAGATCACCCTGCTGGGCAACCAGGGGAGCAATAAGAAGTCCAGCGTTGAAGACAGTATTGTTAGAAAG CTTATGCTAGACACATGGAACGAGTCTATATTCTGTAACATAAAGAACCGACTCCAGGACAGTGCTATGAAACTGGTCCATGCTGAGAGATTAGGAGAAGCGTTCGACTCGCAGCTTGTCATTGGAGTGCGCGAGTCATATG TGAATTTGTGTTCCAACACTGATGACAAGCTCCAGATCTATAGAGAGAATTTTGAGAAGGCATATCTAGATTCTACAGAGAGGTTCTACAAGACACAAGCACCTTCCTATCTGCAGCAGAACGGCGTTCAGAACTATATGAAATAT gcagaTGGCAAGTTAAGAGAAGAGGAGAAGCGTGCACTTCGATATCTGGAAACCAGACGTGAATGTAACTCCGTCCAGGCA CTAATGGAGTGTTGTGTGAATGCGTTGGTGACGTCGTTCAAAGAGACAATCCTAGCCGAATGTCCAGGAATGATCAAGCGGAACGAGACAGAGAGTGAGTACGGCAGGAGCTCTGGCACCAAAGGCTCAGCAAGTTCAG AGCTGCACCTCATGTTCTCGCTGATGGATAAAGTGCCCAGTGGGATTGAGCCTATGCTGAAGGACCTGGAGGATCATATCATGAACGCAGGTCTGGCTGATATGGTGGCTTCAGCGGAGACCATTACCTCA gACTCTGAAAAATATGTCGAGCAACTCCTAACATTGTTTAACCGCTTTAGTAAATTAGTTAAGGAAGCATTCCAAGATGACCCACGTTTCCTAACATCCAGGGATAAA GCATACAAAGCAGTAGTGAATGACGCAACAATATTTAAACTAGAGCTCCCTCTAAAACAGAAAGG TGTGGGTCTGAAAACACAACCAGAGTCCAAATGTCCAGAGCTGCTGGCCAACTACTGTGATATGCTCCTTAGAAAGACTCCACTGAGCAAGAAACTCACCTCAGAGGAAATAGAGGCCAAGCTGAAGGAAGTG CTCTTGGTTCTAAAATATGTTCAGAACAAAGATGTCTTCATGAGGTACCACAAAGCGCACTTGACGCGCAGGCTTATTCTTGACATTTCTGCAGACAGTGAGATTGAAGAGAACATGGTAGAGTGGCTCAGG GAGGTTGGAATGCCAGCAGATTACGTGAACAAGCTTGCCAGAATGTTCCAGGACATCAAAGTATCAGAAGACTTAAATCAATCCTTCAAAGAAATGCATAAACACAACAAACTTGCATTACCAG CCGACTCTGTCAATATAAAGATCTTAAATGCGGGAGCATGGTCTCGGAGTTCAGAGAAAGTGTTTGTATCATTGCCCACCGAACTAGAAGATCTTATTCCTGAAGTCGAAGAGTTTTACAAGAAAAATCACAGTGGCAGAAAATTACACTGGCACCATCTGATGTCCAATGGAATT ATCACATTCAAGAATGAAGTTGGACAGTATGATTTAGAAGTCACGACATTCCAGTTAGCTGTGTTGTTTGCCTGGAACCAAAGGCCAAGAGAGAGGATCAGCTTTGAGAATCTGAAACTAGCCACGGAACTTCCAGACGCTGAGCTGCGCCGGACACTCTGG tCTCTTGTAGCTTTCCCCAAACTAAAGCGTCAGGTGCTGTCATATGAACCTGTGGTGGGCTCTCCTAAAGACTTTGCAGAAGGCACTGTATTTTACATCAATCAAGAGTTTTCTTTAAT AAAAAACTCAAAGGTCCAGAAAAGAGGCAAGATCAATTTGATTGGTCGATTACAACTCACCACAGAGAGAATGCGTGAAGAAGAAAATGAGGGCATAGTGCAACTTAGGATATTACGCACACAG GAAGCTATCATTCAGATTATGAAGATGAGGAAGAGGATCAGCAATGCCCAGCTTCAGACGGAGCTGGTGGAGATCCTAAAGAACATGTTTCTACCCCAGAAAAAGATGATCAAAGAGCAGATTGAGTGGCTGATAGAACAAAAGTACATCAAACGGGATGAGACGGACATTAACACATTTATCTACATGGCGTAG
- the cul5b gene encoding cullin-5 isoform X1, with product MFRVSELYSRMSLLTAQPSTTKLPAIMGLHCVDNENNKGSLQFEDKWDLMRPIVLKLLRQESVTKQQWFDLFSDVHAVCLWDDKGPAKIHQALKEDILDFIKQAQARVLSHQDDTALLKAYIVEWRKFFTQCDILPKPFCKLEITLLGNQGSNKKSSVEDSIVRKLMLDTWNESIFCNIKNRLQDSAMKLVHAERLGEAFDSQLVIGVRESYVNLCSNTDDKLQIYRENFEKAYLDSTERFYKTQAPSYLQQNGVQNYMKYADGKLREEEKRALRYLETRRECNSVQALMECCVNALVTSFKETILAECPGMIKRNETESEYGRSSGTKGSASSELHLMFSLMDKVPSGIEPMLKDLEDHIMNAGLADMVASAETITSDSEKYVEQLLTLFNRFSKLVKEAFQDDPRFLTSRDKAYKAVVNDATIFKLELPLKQKGVGLKTQPESKCPELLANYCDMLLRKTPLSKKLTSEEIEAKLKEVLLVLKYVQNKDVFMRYHKAHLTRRLILDISADSEIEENMVEWLREVGMPADYVNKLARMFQDIKVSEDLNQSFKEMHKHNKLALPADSVNIKILNAGAWSRSSEKVFVSLPTELEDLIPEVEEFYKKNHSGRKLHWHHLMSNGIITFKNEVGQYDLEVTTFQLAVLFAWNQRPRERISFENLKLATELPDAELRRTLWSLVAFPKLKRQVLSYEPVVGSPKDFAEGTVFYINQEFSLIKNSKVQKRGKINLIGRLQLTTERMREEENEGIVQLRILRTQEAIIQIMKMRKRISNAQLQTELVEILKNMFLPQKKMIKEQIEWLIEQKYIKRDETDINTFIYMA from the exons AGACGTCCATGCAGTGTGTTTATGGGACGACAAAGGCCCAGCAAAGATTCACCAGGCACTAAAAGAAGATATCCTAGATTTCATCAAGCAAGCACAGGCA CGAGTACTCAGTCACCAGGACGACACGGCTTTGCTTAAAGCCTACATTGTGGAGTGGAGGAAGTTCTTCACACAGTGTGATATTCTACCTAAGCCTTTCTGCAAGTTAGAGATCACCCTGCTGGGCAACCAGGGGAGCAATAAGAAGTCCAGCGTTGAAGACAGTATTGTTAGAAAG CTTATGCTAGACACATGGAACGAGTCTATATTCTGTAACATAAAGAACCGACTCCAGGACAGTGCTATGAAACTGGTCCATGCTGAGAGATTAGGAGAAGCGTTCGACTCGCAGCTTGTCATTGGAGTGCGCGAGTCATATG TGAATTTGTGTTCCAACACTGATGACAAGCTCCAGATCTATAGAGAGAATTTTGAGAAGGCATATCTAGATTCTACAGAGAGGTTCTACAAGACACAAGCACCTTCCTATCTGCAGCAGAACGGCGTTCAGAACTATATGAAATAT gcagaTGGCAAGTTAAGAGAAGAGGAGAAGCGTGCACTTCGATATCTGGAAACCAGACGTGAATGTAACTCCGTCCAGGCA CTAATGGAGTGTTGTGTGAATGCGTTGGTGACGTCGTTCAAAGAGACAATCCTAGCCGAATGTCCAGGAATGATCAAGCGGAACGAGACAGAGAGTGAGTACGGCAGGAGCTCTGGCACCAAAGGCTCAGCAAGTTCAG AGCTGCACCTCATGTTCTCGCTGATGGATAAAGTGCCCAGTGGGATTGAGCCTATGCTGAAGGACCTGGAGGATCATATCATGAACGCAGGTCTGGCTGATATGGTGGCTTCAGCGGAGACCATTACCTCA gACTCTGAAAAATATGTCGAGCAACTCCTAACATTGTTTAACCGCTTTAGTAAATTAGTTAAGGAAGCATTCCAAGATGACCCACGTTTCCTAACATCCAGGGATAAA GCATACAAAGCAGTAGTGAATGACGCAACAATATTTAAACTAGAGCTCCCTCTAAAACAGAAAGG TGTGGGTCTGAAAACACAACCAGAGTCCAAATGTCCAGAGCTGCTGGCCAACTACTGTGATATGCTCCTTAGAAAGACTCCACTGAGCAAGAAACTCACCTCAGAGGAAATAGAGGCCAAGCTGAAGGAAGTG CTCTTGGTTCTAAAATATGTTCAGAACAAAGATGTCTTCATGAGGTACCACAAAGCGCACTTGACGCGCAGGCTTATTCTTGACATTTCTGCAGACAGTGAGATTGAAGAGAACATGGTAGAGTGGCTCAGG GAGGTTGGAATGCCAGCAGATTACGTGAACAAGCTTGCCAGAATGTTCCAGGACATCAAAGTATCAGAAGACTTAAATCAATCCTTCAAAGAAATGCATAAACACAACAAACTTGCATTACCAG CCGACTCTGTCAATATAAAGATCTTAAATGCGGGAGCATGGTCTCGGAGTTCAGAGAAAGTGTTTGTATCATTGCCCACCGAACTAGAAGATCTTATTCCTGAAGTCGAAGAGTTTTACAAGAAAAATCACAGTGGCAGAAAATTACACTGGCACCATCTGATGTCCAATGGAATT ATCACATTCAAGAATGAAGTTGGACAGTATGATTTAGAAGTCACGACATTCCAGTTAGCTGTGTTGTTTGCCTGGAACCAAAGGCCAAGAGAGAGGATCAGCTTTGAGAATCTGAAACTAGCCACGGAACTTCCAGACGCTGAGCTGCGCCGGACACTCTGG tCTCTTGTAGCTTTCCCCAAACTAAAGCGTCAGGTGCTGTCATATGAACCTGTGGTGGGCTCTCCTAAAGACTTTGCAGAAGGCACTGTATTTTACATCAATCAAGAGTTTTCTTTAAT AAAAAACTCAAAGGTCCAGAAAAGAGGCAAGATCAATTTGATTGGTCGATTACAACTCACCACAGAGAGAATGCGTGAAGAAGAAAATGAGGGCATAGTGCAACTTAGGATATTACGCACACAG GAAGCTATCATTCAGATTATGAAGATGAGGAAGAGGATCAGCAATGCCCAGCTTCAGACGGAGCTGGTGGAGATCCTAAAGAACATGTTTCTACCCCAGAAAAAGATGATCAAAGAGCAGATTGAGTGGCTGATAGAACAAAAGTACATCAAACGGGATGAGACGGACATTAACACATTTATCTACATGGCGTAG
- the cul5b gene encoding cullin-5 isoform X2, giving the protein MFRVSELYSRMSLLTAQPSTTKLPAIMGLHCVDNENNKGSLQFEDKWDLMRPIVLKLLRQESVTKQQWFDLFSDVHAVCLWDDKGPAKIHQALKEDILDFIKQAQARVLSHQDDTALLKAYIVEWRKFFTQCDILPKPFCKLEITLLGNQGSNKKSSVEDSIVRKLMLDTWNESIFCNIKNRLQDSAMKLVHAERLGEAFDSQLVIGVRESYVNLCSNTDDKLQIYRENFEKAYLDSTERFYKTQAPSYLQQNGVQNYMKYADGKLREEEKRALRYLETRRECNSVQALMECCVNALVTSFKETILAECPGMIKRNETEKLHLMFSLMDKVPSGIEPMLKDLEDHIMNAGLADMVASAETITSDSEKYVEQLLTLFNRFSKLVKEAFQDDPRFLTSRDKAYKAVVNDATIFKLELPLKQKGVGLKTQPESKCPELLANYCDMLLRKTPLSKKLTSEEIEAKLKEVLLVLKYVQNKDVFMRYHKAHLTRRLILDISADSEIEENMVEWLREVGMPADYVNKLARMFQDIKVSEDLNQSFKEMHKHNKLALPADSVNIKILNAGAWSRSSEKVFVSLPTELEDLIPEVEEFYKKNHSGRKLHWHHLMSNGIITFKNEVGQYDLEVTTFQLAVLFAWNQRPRERISFENLKLATELPDAELRRTLWSLVAFPKLKRQVLSYEPVVGSPKDFAEGTVFYINQEFSLIKNSKVQKRGKINLIGRLQLTTERMREEENEGIVQLRILRTQEAIIQIMKMRKRISNAQLQTELVEILKNMFLPQKKMIKEQIEWLIEQKYIKRDETDINTFIYMA; this is encoded by the exons AGACGTCCATGCAGTGTGTTTATGGGACGACAAAGGCCCAGCAAAGATTCACCAGGCACTAAAAGAAGATATCCTAGATTTCATCAAGCAAGCACAGGCA CGAGTACTCAGTCACCAGGACGACACGGCTTTGCTTAAAGCCTACATTGTGGAGTGGAGGAAGTTCTTCACACAGTGTGATATTCTACCTAAGCCTTTCTGCAAGTTAGAGATCACCCTGCTGGGCAACCAGGGGAGCAATAAGAAGTCCAGCGTTGAAGACAGTATTGTTAGAAAG CTTATGCTAGACACATGGAACGAGTCTATATTCTGTAACATAAAGAACCGACTCCAGGACAGTGCTATGAAACTGGTCCATGCTGAGAGATTAGGAGAAGCGTTCGACTCGCAGCTTGTCATTGGAGTGCGCGAGTCATATG TGAATTTGTGTTCCAACACTGATGACAAGCTCCAGATCTATAGAGAGAATTTTGAGAAGGCATATCTAGATTCTACAGAGAGGTTCTACAAGACACAAGCACCTTCCTATCTGCAGCAGAACGGCGTTCAGAACTATATGAAATAT gcagaTGGCAAGTTAAGAGAAGAGGAGAAGCGTGCACTTCGATATCTGGAAACCAGACGTGAATGTAACTCCGTCCAGGCA CTAATGGAGTGTTGTGTGAATGCGTTGGTGACGTCGTTCAAAGAGACAATCCTAGCCGAATGTCCAGGAATGATCAAGCGGAACGAGACAGAGA AGCTGCACCTCATGTTCTCGCTGATGGATAAAGTGCCCAGTGGGATTGAGCCTATGCTGAAGGACCTGGAGGATCATATCATGAACGCAGGTCTGGCTGATATGGTGGCTTCAGCGGAGACCATTACCTCA gACTCTGAAAAATATGTCGAGCAACTCCTAACATTGTTTAACCGCTTTAGTAAATTAGTTAAGGAAGCATTCCAAGATGACCCACGTTTCCTAACATCCAGGGATAAA GCATACAAAGCAGTAGTGAATGACGCAACAATATTTAAACTAGAGCTCCCTCTAAAACAGAAAGG TGTGGGTCTGAAAACACAACCAGAGTCCAAATGTCCAGAGCTGCTGGCCAACTACTGTGATATGCTCCTTAGAAAGACTCCACTGAGCAAGAAACTCACCTCAGAGGAAATAGAGGCCAAGCTGAAGGAAGTG CTCTTGGTTCTAAAATATGTTCAGAACAAAGATGTCTTCATGAGGTACCACAAAGCGCACTTGACGCGCAGGCTTATTCTTGACATTTCTGCAGACAGTGAGATTGAAGAGAACATGGTAGAGTGGCTCAGG GAGGTTGGAATGCCAGCAGATTACGTGAACAAGCTTGCCAGAATGTTCCAGGACATCAAAGTATCAGAAGACTTAAATCAATCCTTCAAAGAAATGCATAAACACAACAAACTTGCATTACCAG CCGACTCTGTCAATATAAAGATCTTAAATGCGGGAGCATGGTCTCGGAGTTCAGAGAAAGTGTTTGTATCATTGCCCACCGAACTAGAAGATCTTATTCCTGAAGTCGAAGAGTTTTACAAGAAAAATCACAGTGGCAGAAAATTACACTGGCACCATCTGATGTCCAATGGAATT ATCACATTCAAGAATGAAGTTGGACAGTATGATTTAGAAGTCACGACATTCCAGTTAGCTGTGTTGTTTGCCTGGAACCAAAGGCCAAGAGAGAGGATCAGCTTTGAGAATCTGAAACTAGCCACGGAACTTCCAGACGCTGAGCTGCGCCGGACACTCTGG tCTCTTGTAGCTTTCCCCAAACTAAAGCGTCAGGTGCTGTCATATGAACCTGTGGTGGGCTCTCCTAAAGACTTTGCAGAAGGCACTGTATTTTACATCAATCAAGAGTTTTCTTTAAT AAAAAACTCAAAGGTCCAGAAAAGAGGCAAGATCAATTTGATTGGTCGATTACAACTCACCACAGAGAGAATGCGTGAAGAAGAAAATGAGGGCATAGTGCAACTTAGGATATTACGCACACAG GAAGCTATCATTCAGATTATGAAGATGAGGAAGAGGATCAGCAATGCCCAGCTTCAGACGGAGCTGGTGGAGATCCTAAAGAACATGTTTCTACCCCAGAAAAAGATGATCAAAGAGCAGATTGAGTGGCTGATAGAACAAAAGTACATCAAACGGGATGAGACGGACATTAACACATTTATCTACATGGCGTAG
- the cul5b gene encoding cullin-5 isoform X4 produces the protein MASHLLKNKGSLQFEDKWDLMRPIVLKLLRQESVTKQQWFDLFSDVHAVCLWDDKGPAKIHQALKEDILDFIKQAQARVLSHQDDTALLKAYIVEWRKFFTQCDILPKPFCKLEITLLGNQGSNKKSSVEDSIVRKLMLDTWNESIFCNIKNRLQDSAMKLVHAERLGEAFDSQLVIGVRESYVNLCSNTDDKLQIYRENFEKAYLDSTERFYKTQAPSYLQQNGVQNYMKYADGKLREEEKRALRYLETRRECNSVQALMECCVNALVTSFKETILAECPGMIKRNETEKLHLMFSLMDKVPSGIEPMLKDLEDHIMNAGLADMVASAETITSDSEKYVEQLLTLFNRFSKLVKEAFQDDPRFLTSRDKAYKAVVNDATIFKLELPLKQKGVGLKTQPESKCPELLANYCDMLLRKTPLSKKLTSEEIEAKLKEVLLVLKYVQNKDVFMRYHKAHLTRRLILDISADSEIEENMVEWLREVGMPADYVNKLARMFQDIKVSEDLNQSFKEMHKHNKLALPADSVNIKILNAGAWSRSSEKVFVSLPTELEDLIPEVEEFYKKNHSGRKLHWHHLMSNGIITFKNEVGQYDLEVTTFQLAVLFAWNQRPRERISFENLKLATELPDAELRRTLWSLVAFPKLKRQVLSYEPVVGSPKDFAEGTVFYINQEFSLIKNSKVQKRGKINLIGRLQLTTERMREEENEGIVQLRILRTQEAIIQIMKMRKRISNAQLQTELVEILKNMFLPQKKMIKEQIEWLIEQKYIKRDETDINTFIYMA, from the exons AGACGTCCATGCAGTGTGTTTATGGGACGACAAAGGCCCAGCAAAGATTCACCAGGCACTAAAAGAAGATATCCTAGATTTCATCAAGCAAGCACAGGCA CGAGTACTCAGTCACCAGGACGACACGGCTTTGCTTAAAGCCTACATTGTGGAGTGGAGGAAGTTCTTCACACAGTGTGATATTCTACCTAAGCCTTTCTGCAAGTTAGAGATCACCCTGCTGGGCAACCAGGGGAGCAATAAGAAGTCCAGCGTTGAAGACAGTATTGTTAGAAAG CTTATGCTAGACACATGGAACGAGTCTATATTCTGTAACATAAAGAACCGACTCCAGGACAGTGCTATGAAACTGGTCCATGCTGAGAGATTAGGAGAAGCGTTCGACTCGCAGCTTGTCATTGGAGTGCGCGAGTCATATG TGAATTTGTGTTCCAACACTGATGACAAGCTCCAGATCTATAGAGAGAATTTTGAGAAGGCATATCTAGATTCTACAGAGAGGTTCTACAAGACACAAGCACCTTCCTATCTGCAGCAGAACGGCGTTCAGAACTATATGAAATAT gcagaTGGCAAGTTAAGAGAAGAGGAGAAGCGTGCACTTCGATATCTGGAAACCAGACGTGAATGTAACTCCGTCCAGGCA CTAATGGAGTGTTGTGTGAATGCGTTGGTGACGTCGTTCAAAGAGACAATCCTAGCCGAATGTCCAGGAATGATCAAGCGGAACGAGACAGAGA AGCTGCACCTCATGTTCTCGCTGATGGATAAAGTGCCCAGTGGGATTGAGCCTATGCTGAAGGACCTGGAGGATCATATCATGAACGCAGGTCTGGCTGATATGGTGGCTTCAGCGGAGACCATTACCTCA gACTCTGAAAAATATGTCGAGCAACTCCTAACATTGTTTAACCGCTTTAGTAAATTAGTTAAGGAAGCATTCCAAGATGACCCACGTTTCCTAACATCCAGGGATAAA GCATACAAAGCAGTAGTGAATGACGCAACAATATTTAAACTAGAGCTCCCTCTAAAACAGAAAGG TGTGGGTCTGAAAACACAACCAGAGTCCAAATGTCCAGAGCTGCTGGCCAACTACTGTGATATGCTCCTTAGAAAGACTCCACTGAGCAAGAAACTCACCTCAGAGGAAATAGAGGCCAAGCTGAAGGAAGTG CTCTTGGTTCTAAAATATGTTCAGAACAAAGATGTCTTCATGAGGTACCACAAAGCGCACTTGACGCGCAGGCTTATTCTTGACATTTCTGCAGACAGTGAGATTGAAGAGAACATGGTAGAGTGGCTCAGG GAGGTTGGAATGCCAGCAGATTACGTGAACAAGCTTGCCAGAATGTTCCAGGACATCAAAGTATCAGAAGACTTAAATCAATCCTTCAAAGAAATGCATAAACACAACAAACTTGCATTACCAG CCGACTCTGTCAATATAAAGATCTTAAATGCGGGAGCATGGTCTCGGAGTTCAGAGAAAGTGTTTGTATCATTGCCCACCGAACTAGAAGATCTTATTCCTGAAGTCGAAGAGTTTTACAAGAAAAATCACAGTGGCAGAAAATTACACTGGCACCATCTGATGTCCAATGGAATT ATCACATTCAAGAATGAAGTTGGACAGTATGATTTAGAAGTCACGACATTCCAGTTAGCTGTGTTGTTTGCCTGGAACCAAAGGCCAAGAGAGAGGATCAGCTTTGAGAATCTGAAACTAGCCACGGAACTTCCAGACGCTGAGCTGCGCCGGACACTCTGG tCTCTTGTAGCTTTCCCCAAACTAAAGCGTCAGGTGCTGTCATATGAACCTGTGGTGGGCTCTCCTAAAGACTTTGCAGAAGGCACTGTATTTTACATCAATCAAGAGTTTTCTTTAAT AAAAAACTCAAAGGTCCAGAAAAGAGGCAAGATCAATTTGATTGGTCGATTACAACTCACCACAGAGAGAATGCGTGAAGAAGAAAATGAGGGCATAGTGCAACTTAGGATATTACGCACACAG GAAGCTATCATTCAGATTATGAAGATGAGGAAGAGGATCAGCAATGCCCAGCTTCAGACGGAGCTGGTGGAGATCCTAAAGAACATGTTTCTACCCCAGAAAAAGATGATCAAAGAGCAGATTGAGTGGCTGATAGAACAAAAGTACATCAAACGGGATGAGACGGACATTAACACATTTATCTACATGGCGTAG